ATGACTTGTGTGGAGGCAGTGCCCACAATTGTAATCAGCATACTTTACAATTGTGATAGGTGCGTCTTTTTTCCCAATACTAGGAGACCCTTGCGTTTTGATTCCAAGTGTTGGCTCTAAAAAGAAAGCATCAATTTTTGTTTGTATTTCTTTAGAATCCATTCCTCTCGAAGTTGCGAGTGTGTTAGAGGACTCTCCCTTCACCCACATTTTGCTCGAAGCAAAACCAACTGAAAAACTAAAAAAGAATACAAGTCCAAATGTCGCATAACCATCCTTAATCGAAGAAGGAATGTCTAATTTTGGTTTTCCTTCTGTTTTCCATAATAAGTAAAGAATTACAAGCAAAGTAATCGTTACAATGTATGTGATAAAACACAATTGGCAGATGGTGCCAATGATCCCAACAGATATTCCAAATAAGATGAGATCAAAGAAAAGTCCTAATGCTAAAACAGGAAAGAGGAGAGAAATTAGTTTGGACACTTCATCTGAACTAGAACTTTTTGATATAAGGTAAAAAACATACACAACTAACCCATAAAATCCAAATCCAAGCAAAGCGATTGGAACATTCCCGAGGAATGGAATTCCAGGGATTGCGGAATAAGAACTTTCTGCTACTTTTAAACAAGAATCTCCACCACCTAATGCAGAACAAGCGGCACCTGCGACATTATCTGTCCCAATACCAAAATACTCAACTGCCAATAGGAAAGAAAAAAGAAGTCCTAAAACCCCTACGACGAGTCCACCGATTGCCAAATTTTTACGATTCATTTCTATTTTTCCCTCTTTTGATTTAGAATCCTGATACTTTCTTTTAGATCTAATTTTCCTTCATAAATGGCTTTTCCTGTGATGGCACCAAACAATTTTCCATCGGTTTGGTCATACAGTTCCACCAAATCCTGAGTGGAGGAAACACCTCCAGATGCAACGAGTTGTAAATCTGGAAATTCAGTGAGTAATTCCTTATATAAATGGGTACTCGGACCTTCCATCATCCCATCTCTTGCGATATCTGTAAAAATCACATGGCGAATTCCCATCGCATACATCGTATTTAAAAAATCTTTATATAAGATCCCTGAGTTGGTCTCCCAACCTTTGGTGCGCACATAACCATTTTTAGCATCTACTCCAATGACAATTCGGTTTTGGCCAAACAAAGAAAGTCCTTTTTCAACTATCTTAGGATCTTCGACAGCTATCGTTCCTAAAATAAACCTTGAGACTCCTAAACCATCATAAAACTTCATGTTATCGACGGATCGAATACCACCACCTAACTCAAGATCTACGGAACATTTTTCTTTTATTTTTTTGATTGTTTTTTCATTTTCCGATTTACCTGTCTTAGCTGCATTAAGATCTACAATGTGAATCAAGGTAGCACCTTGTTCTTCAAACACTTGGATCATTTTTTCAGGTGATGAAGAATAAACAGTTTTTTTAGAATAGTCTCCTTGTAAAAGGCGGACAGCTTCGTTATCGAGTAAATCAATTGCAGGTAATACTAACATTAGAGTTCTATGAAATTTTTCAGGATTCCCAGTCCTAGTTTGTCTGATTTTTCAGGGTGGAACTGAGTTCCAAATACGGTTTCCTTTTCCACAACTGCTGGAAAGGATTCCCCGTAATAATGACAATTAGCAGTGATGTCCAACCTGTCCACTCCCACTGGTCGATAGGAATGGATGAAATACATAAAGGATTCGCTAGGAATTCCCTTTAGTAGTTTGGTATTTTTTTGTTTGATATCAAAGAGTTTGTTCCAACCCATATGAGGTACTTTTAAATTTGATTTCCCTTCAAACTTTCGAATCTTCCCTCGTATAAGACCAAGCCCCGAAATTGTCGATCCAGGTTTACTTGTTTCATCAGAATCTTCGAATAACACTTGGTAACCGATACAAATCCCAAACAAATATTTTTTTCTAGCGATATGGTCTTTGATTAGAGTATCAAAACCTAGTTCGTTAAGGTTTTGCATTGCTTTGTCAAAATGGCCATCACCAGGCAAAATGATTTTGTCTGCTTGTTTTACTTGATTTGGATCGTTTGTGAAAACAAAATCATCTGTATAAAGAGAAACAGCTTTTAATAAGGAATGGATATTTCCCATTCCAAAATCTAAAACTGCAATCACTCGAGCATTCCCTTGGTCGATGGGATTTGGTCTTTGGCACTAGTATCAATTGCGATTGCTTGTCTTAATGCTTTGCCTAATGCTTTAAAAATAGACTCATGGATGTGGTGTCTATTTTCGCCGTAGTGAACCACTACATGTAAATTCATTTTTGCGTTAAGTGCAAGTTTCTGCAAAAACTCTAACGT
The Leptospira bouyouniensis DNA segment above includes these coding regions:
- the hisH gene encoding imidazole glycerol phosphate synthase subunit HisH, translating into MIAVLDFGMGNIHSLLKAVSLYTDDFVFTNDPNQVKQADKIILPGDGHFDKAMQNLNELGFDTLIKDHIARKKYLFGICIGYQVLFEDSDETSKPGSTISGLGLIRGKIRKFEGKSNLKVPHMGWNKLFDIKQKNTKLLKGIPSESFMYFIHSYRPVGVDRLDITANCHYYGESFPAVVEKETVFGTQFHPEKSDKLGLGILKNFIEL
- a CDS encoding thioredoxin domain-containing protein, translating into MNRKNLAIGGLVVGVLGLLFSFLLAVEYFGIGTDNVAGAACSALGGGDSCLKVAESSYSAIPGIPFLGNVPIALLGFGFYGLVVYVFYLISKSSSSDEVSKLISLLFPVLALGLFFDLILFGISVGIIGTICQLCFITYIVTITLLVILYLLWKTEGKPKLDIPSSIKDGYATFGLVFFFSFSVGFASSKMWVKGESSNTLATSRGMDSKEIQTKIDAFFLEPTLGIKTQGSPSIGKKDAPITIVKYADYNCGHCLHTSHILHTVLSEYDGMVKVVYKNFPLDGSCNRLMQQPRPGATSCIAAMAAICADKQGKFEPMYRGLYDNLEKGVAHSGASVVNLGNLIGLNVNSLKTCMASKEAQNQLNAEIDEAEKLNIQSTPSLYINDRKIESGTPNPVFLKTLLEQIIQKM
- the hisA gene encoding 1-(5-phosphoribosyl)-5-[(5-phosphoribosylamino)methylideneamino]imidazole-4-carboxamide isomerase — its product is MLVLPAIDLLDNEAVRLLQGDYSKKTVYSSSPEKMIQVFEEQGATLIHIVDLNAAKTGKSENEKTIKKIKEKCSVDLELGGGIRSVDNMKFYDGLGVSRFILGTIAVEDPKIVEKGLSLFGQNRIVIGVDAKNGYVRTKGWETNSGILYKDFLNTMYAMGIRHVIFTDIARDGMMEGPSTHLYKELLTEFPDLQLVASGGVSSTQDLVELYDQTDGKLFGAITGKAIYEGKLDLKESIRILNQKREK